The Mastomys coucha isolate ucsf_1 unplaced genomic scaffold, UCSF_Mcou_1 pScaffold14, whole genome shotgun sequence genome window below encodes:
- the LOC116089112 gene encoding protein PIH1D3 — MESENTEAENGKTGHLEAKSMEGKNTQFETLYSASALQALSSLLNPEEEDGFDFEQVQCSSTIGAMGPGNIGPPKAKESKAIPEPRSDESENIWNPEEVPEGAEHDDIWDVREIPDYEIVFQQTVGIEDVYLGLTRKDSSTACCQELVVKIKLPNTNPSEIKIDIQEMLLDLRTPKKKLLVNFPQPVEPNSAKASYIWETETLRVRVALQRDLDL, encoded by the coding sequence ATGGAATCAGAAAATACAGAAGCTGAGAACGGGAAAACGGGGCATTTGGAAGCAAAAAGCATGGAAGGTAAAAATACTCAATTTGAGACATTGTATTCTGCCTCAGCTCTTCAAGCACTATCCAGTCTCCTGAATCCTGAAGAAGAGGATGGATTTGATTTTGAACAGGTACAATGCTCATCTACTATTGGAGCCATGGGCCCTGGGAATATTGGACCACCTAAAGCAAAAGAGTCCAAAGCCATTCCTGAACCCAGGAGTGATGAAAGTGAGAACATCTGGAATCCAGAAGAGGttccagaaggagcagagcaTGATGACATATGGGATGTTCGTGAAATCCCAGATTATGAGATTGTATTCCAACAAACTGTGGGAATTGAGGACGTATACCTAGGATTAACAAGAAAGGATTCTTCAACGGCATGCTGCCAGGAGCTGGTGGTGAAAATTAAATTGCCCAATACAAACccttctgaaattaaaattgaCATCCAAGAAATGCTCCTTGATCTTCGCACTCCTAAAAAGAAGCTGCTAGTAAACTTTCCGCAGCCCGTGGAACCTAACAGTGCTAAGGCATCCTATATCTGGGAAACTGAGACACTTAGAGTCAGGGTGGCCCTCCAAAGGGATTTGGATTTGTAA